CCAAGATATTCTTTCAAATGACCCTGAAAGCACCGGAGTTagggaaaattctattttcaacCGAATTAATGGTTACAGTGTTATTGATAATCTTTATGCCGATATTTTacatgacatttttgagggtgtattaagatacgatgtatgtcatgttttgctacattttttaaaaaataagaagTTTGATATCGACTTACTGAATATAAGAAAACAGCAATTTCAATATGGAAGTAGCGAACAGGGCAACAAGTCCCaatcaattgaattaaattgtttgaaaaaatttcggctAAAAATGTCAGGAAGGGAAATGTGGACATTTACACATTTCTTACCTTTAATGATAGGCGATTTAGTCGAAAGAAATGACATTGTTTGGCATTTTCTAATAAACCTGGTTCAAATTTTGGATTTATTGTTATTACCAAATTACTCAGTATTGCAGTTGACTGATCTTCAAACTAAAATAATATggcataataaaaaatatacagaaATATTTCAAGATACATTGAAACCAAAACATCATTTCTTAACACATTATATTAGaataatagaaaattctggACCATTAATTCACCTTTGGACCTTTAGCTTCGAATCGAAACATAGAGAACTCAaaacatacacaaaaaatatcacatCGAGAAAAAACGTTCTAACATCTCTTGGCCTAAAATTCTGCAtatcttttgcaaagtttctaaCAAGTTTTCACAACACatattatatgtgggctatttcAAAGAATAAACTTTCTACATCTGATTTTTTCGCAGAACTTCAAAAGACATTGAGCGAAGATGATTTGAAGCAAAGCGTAGGGCttctttattacaaaaaatatggCACAAGATATCAAAAAGgagatattattttcttttatgaaCCTCTTTTTCAGCCTTACATTATTCGCGAGATGTACTTGATAAAGGAGTGCTCTTATTTTTTGTGTCAGAAAATACCAATCATAAATTACGACTATCATTTTCTTTCGTACCAAATAGACCTTTTATACGGGGATTACGTCACATTTGCGACAAATGAAGTGGAATGCCCTCCCATTCATAtcaatatattaaataataaatacttcttgCGGCCGAAGAATTTATTCTAAATGTATACAATAGAGAATCGGAGCCAAAACATGCAATGACGTATCTGAATGCGGGTTTCGAGTTTGTAATAGCTTTATTTTCTCGGTTACATTTTTGATATAATGAAAAATATAGATGGAACCTAATGGATTcctattaaattttaatgaaaaatagcggtttcataaaataattaaaattttctggtttaaatttaattatattaaaaatgtaaccGGGATAATTTCAACGCGAATACTTAACATAGAACCTACCTTAAGGAATAAGGTATTAAATTGTACGGTGGCGTATCATTTTACACAtaacaaaattgaatgaaatcacaccacaaaaattcttatttttacgGTGTACGGTGGCGTATCATTTTATacataacaaaattatttttacacctTTGCTAATATTCCGACAAAGTCATACTTGCAATCTTTAATTTattcacaataaaaaaatccatttgCAGAAACtgtagacacgaatttagtcatgtaaaatttttatccaaagctggcatattttataaatatgttgTGATTATGTTGTATCGTAGATGAAATGTTATCATAATTCATGCTGTGCTAACTGTTATCATTAATGTtactatctatatatatatatatatatatatctatgtaATATTTTATATCCTAACATAAcaatcaaaaatgaaattttattttttatatgtttaaattatttttataatgaaatacaATGTAAACATCACCACTAGTGTAAATTTACTATAACatagttttaaaagaaataatgttatcataaataaacaaatgacAAAAAAGAACTTTCAATATGTAAATTTCTTAACTAAGTAtacgaaaagcatatatataatataaatataatatactgcTACAACAAAGGTTTTATCTCCAATATTAaagaaatgttaactaatatttgCAAAATCGCTATCGCTGGATTATTAGAGTATTTAGTAGTAAATATATCTAAATCGAAGAAATTACTAACTAAAATCCAACGTTTATTTGTGTTGCcagaaagattttatttccaatatttaagAATTGTAAACTAATTCTTGGAAAATCTTTACTCATACAAAGCCTCATATATTTTAGTGTAGGAAGATTTGGATGGCAAATAGTAAAACACATCTAAATCTATGAAAGAATAACTGAAAACCAAAGCCTACAATACTACGTTATACGAAATCTtgtaacaaaaatcaataaaaacatgTGTAAACATACGATTTCATGAACTTAAATTCACTTAATATCTTCACAAAATTGGGAAATACTGATTTCTTTCTATCACGATGTAtcttaaaaatttgatataattgtttttattttagtttgtgGAGAgacaaatatattgatattttttaatatcatatagtttatatacacacaaatcTAATACTATCCATCgttatttatagtttttttcgaacaagaaattaattaaatgttacTCATTGAATAGATAAATTAACTGAGTAAGGGTAAGAATATCCTAGgtcgttgtaattttgaactaaaAGTTTGTGCTATGAACGA
This is a stretch of genomic DNA from Haematobia irritans isolate KBUSLIRL chromosome 4, ASM5000362v1, whole genome shotgun sequence. It encodes these proteins:
- the LOC142236148 gene encoding uncharacterized protein LOC142236148 — its product is MTKQETKYSSEENTSLLRNAANYSQDILSNDPESTGVRENSIFNRINGYSVIDNLYADILHDIFEGVLRYDVCHVLLHFLKNKKFDIDLLNIRKQQFQYGSSEQGNKSQSIELNCLKKFRLKMSGREMWTFTHFLPLMIGDLVERNDIVWHFLINLVQILDLLLLPNYSVLQLTDLQTKIIWHNKKYTEIFQDTLKPKHHFLTHYIRIIENSGPLIHLWTFSFESKHRELKTYTKNITSRKNVLTSLGLKFCISFAKFLTSFHNTYYMWAISKNKLSTSDFFAELQKTLSEDDLKQSVGLLYYKKYGTRYQKGDIIFFYEPLFQPYIIREMYLIKECSYFLCQKIPIINYDYHFLSYQIDLLYGDYVTFATNEVECPPIHINILNNKYFLRPKNLF